Below is a genomic region from Acetobacter ghanensis.
CCGTGGCTTCCCAGCTCCCATGCGGTCAGGGCGGCCCCCTGGTTGCGGGGGCGTGTTTCATCAACCCACACGTGCACGTTCAGCCCTTCATCATGCGCCATGTAAATAGGGGCAAGGGCGGTGCCCCAGTCCACCGTGGCAATCCAGCCTGCATTGCAGTGGGTCAGAATGTTGATTTTGTCATTCTTGCCGCGTTGTGCGGCCAGTGTGCGCAGAAGTTCCAGCCCGTGCCGCCCAATGGCTTCGTTCTGGGCGGCATCTTCATCGCAGATGCGGCCAGCTTCGGCATAGGCTGCGGCCACCCGCTCGGTTGGGGGGAGGGGGCGCAGGTGTTTGAGCATTCTTTCAATCGCCCAGCGCAGATTTATGGCCGTGGGGCGTGTGGCGGCCAGCATGGTAGCCTGCTGTTCCAATGCTGTATCGGAACTGTCCGCGCGTAGCGCCAGTGCCAGCCCGTAAGCGGCAACCGCTCCAATAAGAGGGGCACCACGCACCTGCATGGTTTTGATGGCATGAGCAACCTGCTCTGGCGTGGTAAGCTGGAGAATATCCAGTGCAAAGGGCAGCCGCGTCTGGTCAAAAATATGCACGGACCAGCCGTCTTTTTCATCAACCCATACGCTACGGTAAGGTGTGCCGTTGATTTTCATGCCAAGGATTCCTGATGACGGAAGGTAAAAAGGTCTCCCTGATCATAGGGTTTCTTTGGTCGGGGGGGCAATATCTCCATGCCATGACAGTTTTGCGAACATGAGTAGAACATATAATAGGTAATGATTGGAACAGTCCGGTCTATTCTTGAAAAGATGAGAGTATTTTTTTGCATTTTCGTTGAGTTTTGTTATGTAGAGGGAGAAATAGGCATGTAGTCTGATATTGCGGGCCATGCCGGGAACGGGTTCGTTTTTCTATTTTTGGAAAGATTGTTTTATCTTCTTGAATTTTTAAAAGAAGGTAAAAAAGGGATACAGTAATGAGTGAGACAAAGAAGAGCCGCAAGGCTGTTGCAGGTAAACGTACGCCGGCCCGTGCCGCGGCTGTTTCTGCCCCCAAAAAACGTGCGGTACGGGCAAAACAGGAAGTTGTAGAAGAAATTTTTGAAGTGGAAGAACCGGCTCCCGCTCCACGCAAGACACGCCAGTCCGCAACCGCGCGGAAAAGCACAAAGGTGGAAAAGGCACCCCGTGTCACCGCAGCCAGAAAAACCAGAAAAGCCGCTGCTGTAGCTGCTCCTGTGGAAGAGGTCACCAAGCCCGCACGGCGCACAAAAGCACAGGCAGCCGCTACCCCGGCTAAAACAACCCGCGCAGCAGGCAAGGCGGTAAAAGCGACCACTCGCACCACCCGTGCCAAAGCAGTTGTGGCTGAGCCAGAAGTTGTGAAGGTGGCTCCCACCCGTGGGCGTAAGCCAGCACGCAAGGCTGTGGTAGAAGCTCCGGCTCCTGTTAAACCCGCAACAAAAACGACGCGCAAGCGGGCTGCCAAAACGACAGAAGTGGAAAGCACCAAGCATCTGTCCGCCGTTGAAAAACTGCGTATTGTGCAAGAGCGCCGCCGCCGTAAACGTTATGAACGTCTGGCAGCAGAGGCTGTGGCAGAAGCAGAAAAAGCCGCTCCGGCCCGTAAGCGCAAGGCAACGACAACACGCCGTCCCCGCGCGACAAAAGCTTAAGTTTTAAACGGCTTGAGAATGCAGGCATGGTCTGACCCATAAAGTGGTCGGCCATGCCTGCATTTTTTATTTTGGTTTAATGCATCGGTTCTGGTGGCAGAAAGTTCTGCGCCAGTAATGAGGATGCGCGGAGTTCTCCCACGACCTGACCGTTCCAGTTTTTAAGGGGACGACGCATAAAATGCGTAAGAGCGGGGGAGTTGTCTATTTGAGCGAAGCGGGCAATCAGGGCTGCGGCAGCAGTTTCTGCCGCGCGTACGCCGCCATCCCGGCATTTTATAGCCATACCTAACCCCTGTTCGGGTAAAACGACAATCATAACGCCCTCTGCACCCATTTTGGTCAGCACTCTGGGGGCCAGTTCCTGCATAATCAGAGTGTCAAACTGCTGCGTGCCTGCAATCATAAACGGGTTGCTGGCAATGGCGTTGCGCAGGCGCGTGGCCGCAGCTGCCCGATCGGGAGATAAGCCAGCGCCCGAAGCAAACCGGGCATAGGCCAACGCCAGAGCGGAAAGAGGGATAGCCCATGTAGGAATGGCGCATCCATCTATTGCTCTGTTTGCATCAGTATGCGGCACACCGGTGACATCTTGGAGTGTGCGGGCAATGGTTTGCATAACGGGGTGTTCGGGCCGCACATAATGGGCCACATCCTGCCCTGTTGTGCAGGCTAGGCAGATAAAACCAGCATGTTTGCCAGAACAGCAGTTATGGAGCGCGGATGGCGTTTGCCCCGTGGCAGCCAGAGCGCGTGTGCTGGTGGCGTCCAGTGGCCAGTGTGTGCCGCATTCCAGCACACCATAATCAAACCCCGTGCGGGTCAGCATGTCAGATGCAACGCTAATATGTTCCGGTTCCCCCTGATGGGATGCGCAGGCTAGCGCTAGTGCGGCATCCGGGAGTTTAAAGCGGTCAGCCGCACCTTCGGTTAATAACGGAAGTGCCTGTAATGCCTTGACCGTGGACCGGGGGAAAATGGGTGTTGCACAATCCCCTGCCGCAAAAACGGTTTTGCCGTGGGCGTCCATAACAATGGCCGCACCATAATGGCTGGATTCAACAATGCCGTGCCGGGTTGTTTGTGCAAGAAGAACGTCGTCTGTCATAAAACTGGGCCTGATTATCAAGTGGGTTCAATTGCCGCTTAACAGATAGCACGAGATGGCAAATTCTGCCGTATGGTCCGGGTCCTGCTCCAATGCCTGCGCAACAAGGGAGCGTTTGAGGCGAAGTACCGCAGGGTAAGAGTGGGCACTGTAGACCTCTGTCTCGGTTATTTTTGCGAGCCAGAGGGGAATGCCCGCCCGTTCCGTCAACATAAGGGGTGTGCGCCGGTTCAGCGGTAATCCGTGTGCCATCAGATGCGTTGCATCTTCTTGCGAAACGACCGTGTAAAGAAAGCCGTCATCTGTACCTGCCTGTATTTTTTCAGGGGAAGGAACAACGCTCAGGCGGATTTCCTCCGGCATGAAGTGTGAGCGGGGGAGGGGCGGGAGTGGCAGGGCAAACAGGTCTGTCTGCTGTGCGGTTTGCGAGGTGGCAGTTTTGGCCCTGTTTGTTTTTTTGCCAGTGCGAACAGGCTTGCACGCCTTGCTATTGGGCAGGGCTGGCAGGTCTGGCTGCACGGGGCCGGGCTTGCAGGGCCGTTTCATTAGTTGGGGGTTGGGGCTGGCCCCTTACGGTGGGAGATGGCTTTTGCACAGGTTTCGCAAAGTCCTTCCACCTCGACCGATGCGCTTTGCATGGTAAAGTTTTTTTTGCCACAGATGTTTTTCAGCACTTCCAGCACCCGTGGGGCATCGGCAATTTCGGTCACGCCGCCGCAGGTCCGGCAGATTAGGAACTGAGCGCTATGCAGGCAGGTCTCGGTGTGTCCGTGTGTATGGTCATGCTGTAAATGGGTGCAGGGTACAAAAGCGGATAGGCGCTCAATACGGTGGATAAGCCCGTGCTCAAGCAGAAAGTCGAGTGCGCGGTAAATGGTAGGAGGCGCGGGTTTGCGACCAGATGTTTTAAGCTGCTCCAGTAGATCATAAGCCCCGACGGGAGACGGCGCGCTAAGGATGAGACCAAGTACATCACGCCGCTGGGGGGTCATGCGGCCGCCCTGTTCCGCACACAGGTGGCCAGCATGGTCCAGCTGCTGCTGAATACGGTCCGAGAATCCGTAGCCATCATTCGGCGGGGAGGAAGAGGGTGTTCTGGTCTGCATGTTCATCATCCGTTCTCTCTTGTTTCTAGCGTAAACGAGCCAGAAGCGGAAGGCCAGATATGCTGGATGAGGTGACGGATGGCGAGAAGTAATGTAATAATATTACATATCATTGATTAAGGCATTGGCACTATGGCGTTTCTGGGTAAGAAAAAAAACGGTTTACGGCTGAAAACCGCCCTTTGTGCGTTGGGTGTTGTCGGCGCACTTGGGTTGGGTGGGGAGTCGGCAAAGGCTGCCTCCATGCCTCTGGTCGTGGCGGCAGAAAATACGTGGGGTGATATTGCGGCCCAGATTGCAGCGCCAGATATGCGGGTTGTGGCTATTTTGTCCTCCCCCACGGTTGATCCGCACGAATACCAGACCACCCCCACAGATGCGCGCATGATTGCTGCGGCCGAACTGGTGGTGGCAAATGGTGCGGGGTACGATGCATGGGCCGACAAGCTTGTAGCGGCTTCCGGCCTTTTGCCCGCGCGCTATGTTAAAGCCGATTCGTGGTCACCATGGCAGGAAGGGGGAAATCCTCACCTGTGGTTTAATCTGGATGCGGTCAGCGCTTTTGTGAAGCATTTTGCCGAGGCCTGCGCACATATAGACCCCGAACATGCTGATGGGTACGCCGGCCGGGCAGAAAAAATGCAGTTGGCCATCCAGTCCATTCAGGCCCACGCAAACCTGCTGAAGGCCCATGTTGCTGGTATGCATGTGGCCGCGACCGAGCCACTGTTTACACCGCTGGCAGATCTGCTGGGCCTACAGATGGATGAACAGGCTTACCAGCTTGCCATTATGAATGATGTGGAACCGGCCCCTTCCACCGTGGCGACCTTTGAAAGTGACCTGAAAGAGCATCGCCTGAAAATGCTGGTCTATAACCAGCAGGTGGAAGAACCATCGGTCCGGCATCTGCTGGAACTGGCGCAGGAGTCCAAGGTGCCTACCCTGCCTTTGTCTGAAATGCTTCCCGCAAGGCAGCACTGGCAGGTCTGGGTGCATGGTATTCTGTCCCAGACAGGCCAGTTGCTTGGGGTGCAGCAGTGATAACACCAGCCATTGAGGCTGATCAGCTCAGTGTTTCATATGGTGGGCAGCGGGTGCTGGACCATGTCAGCTTTGCCATTCCACCGGGCAGTTTTGTGGCAGTGCTGGGGGGGAATGGCGCAGGCAAGACATCCCTGTTCCGCACCATTCTGGGGCTGAACACGCCAGAGCAGGGCACTCTGTTAGTAGAAGGGCAACCGTGCGGCAAAGGGCATATGCCTGTGGGTTATATGCCCCAGATGCGCCGTATGGTCGCAGGGCAGTTGAGCGGGTGGCATGTGGTCGCGGCGGCTTTGCGTGGGGGGCGTTGGGGAATGCCGTGGTATTCCGCCCGTGCGCGGGCAGAGGTGGATGCGGCTCTGAATGCGGTGGATGCAAGGGACTTGGCAGAACGTCCCGTTATGTCTCTGTCCGGTGGGGAGCGGCAAAGGCTGCTGCTGGCACAGGCTCTGCTGGGTCAGCCACGTATTCTATTGCTGGATGAACCACTGGCGAGTCTGGACCCCGCCCGTATGCGGGAGACAACACGCCGCATTTATGATCTGGCCCGAGAGCGGGGACTGACGGTTCTGTTTTCCACCCATGATATTAACCCTCTTATGGGTTTTATGGAC
It encodes:
- the mtnA gene encoding S-methyl-5-thioribose-1-phosphate isomerase, whose translation is MKINGTPYRSVWVDEKDGWSVHIFDQTRLPFALDILQLTTPEQVAHAIKTMQVRGAPLIGAVAAYGLALALRADSSDTALEQQATMLAATRPTAINLRWAIERMLKHLRPLPPTERVAAAYAEAGRICDEDAAQNEAIGRHGLELLRTLAAQRGKNDKINILTHCNAGWIATVDWGTALAPIYMAHDEGLNVHVWVDETRPRNQGAALTAWELGSHGVPHTVIADNAGGHLMQHGLVDIVIVGTDRVTRNADVANKIGTYLKALAAQDNNVSFWVALPSTTIDWRVADGLREIPIEERSGTEITHINGRDDNGQLSRVQITPDGSQAANPAFDVTPARLVTGLITEKGCCPATPEGLRSLFPEQG
- a CDS encoding metal ABC transporter ATP-binding protein, with amino-acid sequence MITPAIEADQLSVSYGGQRVLDHVSFAIPPGSFVAVLGGNGAGKTSLFRTILGLNTPEQGTLLVEGQPCGKGHMPVGYMPQMRRMVAGQLSGWHVVAAALRGGRWGMPWYSARARAEVDAALNAVDARDLAERPVMSLSGGERQRLLLAQALLGQPRILLLDEPLASLDPARMRETTRRIYDLARERGLTVLFSTHDINPLMGFMDHVLYLAHGKALLGNVDDVMTTPALTALYGAPVEVVRADGRLFVVADGGADTLHCCDCAEHTR
- a CDS encoding metal ABC transporter solute-binding protein, Zn/Mn family; the protein is MAFLGKKKNGLRLKTALCALGVVGALGLGGESAKAASMPLVVAAENTWGDIAAQIAAPDMRVVAILSSPTVDPHEYQTTPTDARMIAAAELVVANGAGYDAWADKLVAASGLLPARYVKADSWSPWQEGGNPHLWFNLDAVSAFVKHFAEACAHIDPEHADGYAGRAEKMQLAIQSIQAHANLLKAHVAGMHVAATEPLFTPLADLLGLQMDEQAYQLAIMNDVEPAPSTVATFESDLKEHRLKMLVYNQQVEEPSVRHLLELAQESKVPTLPLSEMLPARQHWQVWVHGILSQTGQLLGVQQ
- a CDS encoding asparaginase, coding for MTDDVLLAQTTRHGIVESSHYGAAIVMDAHGKTVFAAGDCATPIFPRSTVKALQALPLLTEGAADRFKLPDAALALACASHQGEPEHISVASDMLTRTGFDYGVLECGTHWPLDATSTRALAATGQTPSALHNCCSGKHAGFICLACTTGQDVAHYVRPEHPVMQTIARTLQDVTGVPHTDANRAIDGCAIPTWAIPLSALALAYARFASGAGLSPDRAAAATRLRNAIASNPFMIAGTQQFDTLIMQELAPRVLTKMGAEGVMIVVLPEQGLGMAIKCRDGGVRAAETAAAALIARFAQIDNSPALTHFMRRPLKNWNGQVVGELRASSLLAQNFLPPEPMH
- a CDS encoding Fur family transcriptional regulator; translation: MMNMQTRTPSSSPPNDGYGFSDRIQQQLDHAGHLCAEQGGRMTPQRRDVLGLILSAPSPVGAYDLLEQLKTSGRKPAPPTIYRALDFLLEHGLIHRIERLSAFVPCTHLQHDHTHGHTETCLHSAQFLICRTCGGVTEIADAPRVLEVLKNICGKKNFTMQSASVEVEGLCETCAKAISHRKGPAPTPN